A portion of the Tistrella mobilis genome contains these proteins:
- a CDS encoding acetolactate synthase large subunit — protein sequence MTKASDLVVQCLENEGVEYVFGVPGEENLDFLDSLSRSETIRLILTRHEQAAGFMAATYGRHTGKAGVCLSTLGPGATNLVTAAAYAQLGGMPMVMLTGQKPIKKSKQGRFQILDVVDMMGPITKFTHQFASADNIPWRMREAFRLAEEEKPGAVHLELPEDVARETTDSRPVPASLKRRPIAEAKAISAAVRRLEQARSPILVIGGGANRTQTSRMLSRFVQKTGIPFVTTQLGKGVIDERSPHFVGCAALSAGDFVHRALESADVIVNIGHDVIEKPPFFMKPGGAEVIHVNFRSAEVDPVYFPQLEVVGDIANALWQITEEITPSTAWDFGMMHRARDAGAENVAHDAVDMRYPVYPQHLVGIVREVMPSDGIIALDNGVYKLWFARNYRAHEPNTVLLDNALASMGAGLPSAMASRLVYPERRIMAICGDGGFMMNSQELETAVRLGMQLVVLILNDNAYGMIRWKQADMGFKDFGLSYGNPDFVAYARAYGAHGHRVSDTGELPALLRHCLEAPGVHVIDCPVDYSENDRILNRELKQKAAAL from the coding sequence ATGACCAAAGCCTCGGATCTCGTCGTCCAATGTCTGGAGAATGAAGGCGTGGAATACGTCTTCGGCGTTCCGGGCGAAGAGAATCTCGATTTCCTCGACAGCCTGTCGCGGTCGGAAACCATCCGCCTGATCCTGACCCGGCACGAGCAGGCCGCCGGCTTCATGGCCGCAACCTATGGCCGCCACACCGGCAAGGCCGGGGTCTGCCTGTCGACGCTGGGGCCGGGGGCGACCAATCTGGTCACCGCCGCCGCCTATGCCCAGCTGGGCGGCATGCCGATGGTGATGCTGACCGGCCAGAAGCCGATCAAGAAGTCCAAGCAGGGCCGGTTCCAGATTCTGGACGTGGTCGACATGATGGGGCCGATCACCAAGTTCACCCATCAGTTCGCCTCGGCCGACAACATCCCCTGGCGGATGCGCGAAGCCTTCCGCCTGGCCGAGGAAGAAAAGCCCGGCGCGGTGCATCTGGAACTGCCGGAAGACGTGGCGCGCGAGACCACCGACAGCCGGCCGGTGCCGGCCAGCCTGAAGCGCCGGCCGATCGCCGAGGCCAAGGCGATCAGCGCGGCGGTGCGCCGGCTGGAGCAGGCGCGGTCGCCCATTCTGGTGATCGGCGGCGGCGCCAACCGCACCCAGACCAGCCGCATGCTGTCGCGTTTCGTGCAGAAGACCGGCATCCCCTTCGTCACCACCCAGCTGGGCAAGGGCGTGATCGATGAACGCAGCCCGCATTTCGTGGGCTGCGCGGCGCTGTCGGCCGGGGATTTCGTCCATCGGGCGCTGGAGTCGGCCGACGTCATCGTCAATATCGGCCATGACGTGATCGAGAAGCCGCCCTTCTTCATGAAGCCGGGCGGCGCCGAGGTCATCCATGTCAACTTCCGTTCGGCGGAGGTCGACCCGGTCTATTTCCCACAGCTGGAAGTTGTGGGTGATATCGCAAATGCCCTCTGGCAGATCACCGAAGAGATCACCCCCAGCACCGCCTGGGATTTCGGGATGATGCACCGGGCCCGCGATGCCGGGGCGGAGAACGTGGCTCATGACGCGGTCGACATGCGCTATCCGGTCTATCCGCAGCATCTGGTGGGCATCGTGCGCGAGGTGATGCCGTCGGATGGCATCATCGCCCTCGACAACGGCGTCTATAAGTTGTGGTTTGCCCGTAATTATCGCGCGCATGAGCCGAATACGGTGCTGCTCGACAATGCGCTCGCCTCGATGGGGGCGGGGCTGCCCTCGGCCATGGCCTCGCGACTGGTCTATCCCGAGCGCAGGATCATGGCGATCTGCGGCGATGGCGGGTTCATGATGAACAGCCAGGAGCTGGAAACCGCGGTGCGGCTGGGCATGCAGCTGGTGGTGCTGATCCTGAACGACAACGCCTATGGCATGATCCGCTGGAAGCAGGCGGATATGGGCTTCAAGGATTTCGGGCTGAGCTATGGCAACCCGGATTTCGTGGCCTATGCCCGCGCCTATGGTGCCCATGGCCACCGGGTGAGCGATACCGGCGAACTGCCGGCCTTGCTCCGCCACTGCCTGGAGGCGCCGGGGGTGCATGTCATCGACTGCCCGGTCGACTATTCCGAGAACGACCGGATCCTGAACCGCGAGCTGAAGCAGAAGGCGGCGGCGCTCTGA